In the Planctomycetota bacterium genome, CGACGGCCTGAGCAACTGGTTCGTGCGGCGCAGCCGCGACCGCTTCTGGTCGGCCGGCCGGGCCGACCTCTCCGCCGACGGGAATCCCGACAAGCTCGACGCCTACTGGACGCTCTACGAGGCGCTCCTCACGGTGGCCCGGCTGGCGGCGCCGTTCGTGCCCTTCCTCACCGAGGCGATCTGGCGGAACCTCGCCGTCGGCCCGTTCGGCGGCCGGGTCCCCGACAGCGTCCACCTCACCGACTACCCCGCCGCCGACAGCCGGCTCGTCGACCGCGATCTCGTCCGCCGAATGGCGCTGGTCCGCGACGTCTCGTCGCTCGGCCGGGCCGCCCGTGCAGGCGCCCGGCTCAAGGTCCGCCAGCCGCTGTCGAAGGTCGAGGTGATCCTCGCCGACGACCGCGCCACCGACGCCGCCTGGCTCTCCTCGCACGCCGACCTCGTCCGCGACGAGCTCAACGTCAAGCAGTTCGAGGTCTGCCGCGATCCCGATCGCTACATCACCCGCTCCGTCCTCCCCGACCTCAAGCGCCTCGGACCGCGCCTCGGAAAGGACCTGCCGCGCGTGAAGGCGGCGTTGGCCGCCGCCGACGTCCCGGCGCTGCTCGCCGAGGTCCAGCGCGCGGGGCGCGCGACGCTGCCGCTGGCCGGGGGCGGCAGCGCCGAGCTGGAGCGCGACGACCTGGTGATCCGGACCACGGCGCGCGAGGGCTGGGCGGCGGCCGAGAGCGCCAGCGCCGTCGTCGTCGTGGCGACGGAGCTGGCACCCGAGCTGGTCGCCGAAGGGCTCGTGCGCGAGGTCGTGCACCTCGTCCAGGCGGCGCGGAAGACGCTCGATCTGGAGTTCACGCAGCGGATCGTCCTCGGTCTGGAGACGGCGTCGCCGGAGCTCGCCGCGGCCCTCGCCGCGCACCGCAGCACCATCGACGCCGAGACGCTCGCGGTCGCCGGCCCCCTCGCCGGTGCCCACCGCGAGGAGCACGACGTCGACGGCCACGCGCTGGTGATCACGCTGCGCCCGTTGCCGGCCGGAGCGGAGCCATGAGCACCGCCGGGGAGCGGCCGCGCCTCGCCGTGCTCGTGTCCGGGTCCGGCCGGTCGCTGGCCAACCTCCTCGAGTGCTCCGCGGCCGGTTCACTACCGGCGCGGGTCGTGCTCGTCGTCGCCAGCCGGCCGGGGCTCGGCGCCGAGGCGGTCGCCCGCCGGCACGGCGTCGAGGTCGCGGTCATCCCGCGCGACGGTGCTCTGGCCCGGGACTGGAGCGCGCGGGTATTTGGCGCCTGCCGTGATGCCGGGGCGACGCTGGTCGTCATGGCCGGCTGGCTCCACCTCCTGCCGATTCCCGCCGACTTCG is a window encoding:
- a CDS encoding phosphoribosylglycinamide formyltransferase; this translates as MSTAGERPRLAVLVSGSGRSLANLLECSAAGSLPARVVLVVASRPGLGAEAVARRHGVEVAVIPRDGALARDWSARVFGACRDAGATLVVMAGWLHLLPIPADFASRTINIHPALLPAFGGKGFHGLHVHRAVLARGCTVSGCTVHLVDDEYDHGRILVQRTVPVLADDTPESLAARVFAAECRALPEAIGRFAAGSLP